The genomic DNA CTACCTGCGAGCTGCCCTGAGGGTTATTTATGCAAGGAGGGAATCAACGGGCCATCATGCCAACCCACATGTGAAGGGCGTACTTGTCCCCATGGCCAACGGTGCATCACCTCTCTCTACGGCGGCATCGCCTCTGTGTGCATGAAGGTGTACGGGCAGGACTGTGAGATGAACTCCTGCGCTGATGGGTTTGATTGCGATCCTACGGTTTTCACGACCGAGCCCGGCAAGATCTGGATGGAGTGCTTGAAGATGTGCGCCAAGGGCGAGCCCCGCTGCCCCGAAGGGCAAGCCTGCTCATTGTTCCAGTGCCGCCCAGCATGCGCTCCCGAGGGGCCGCCCGTATGCGAACCGGGCTTCGCCTGTTTGCGGAACGACCCCGGACAGCCCTGGGCGTGCATGCCGGACTCAAGCGCCATGTGAAGCGAAGGAGAGCCACTCGAACGGAGCAGGCTCACTCCCCGCTGCTCGATGCCTGGGCGCCGCTCTTGCTCACCGCGTACTGCGAGAGGATCTGGTTCATGTCCACGGTCTGCAACGTGGTGCCACCCTTGCCCGTGGGCATGAAGAGCAGTTGCTTGCCCATCAGCGCCTCGGCGATGCGCAGCTTCACCATCGTCCGGCCTCCCGCTCCCGCCAGTGCCTCGTTCTCCTTCGCGATGCCCTTGGACTTCGCCTCGGCCTCCTTGAGGATCGCCGTCGCCTCGTTGTTGGCCCGCACCAGCTCCGCGTCCGCCGCCAGCTTCGTCTGCTCCAGCTCACCTTGAGCCTGGGCGATCTTCTGCGACACCGTGCCCTTCGCCGTCTCCAGGTTGCGCTTGGCCTCCTCCAGCGCCGCCTGCGCCTGCGAGCGCAGCTTCTCCGCCGTCTGCTCCGCCAGCTTCTTGTCCCGGATCACCGTCTCGTACTCGGGGTTGAAGCGGTGCTCGTGCGGAATCACCTGCTCCACGATGATGCCCTCGGAGCCGAGCGCATCCTCCAGCAGCTTGCGCGCCTTCTCCGCCGCCGCGAAGCGCTTGTCCGCCGTGTAGAAGTCCTCCGAGCGCAGCACGTTGAGCGCATCGCGCACCAGCGCCCGCGCCGCCGGCCCCACCAGCCGGTTCTCCACTTCCCGCGTCGTGCTCCCCACCTTGCGCACCAGGTGCGGCGCCTTCGACGGATCCACCCGCCAGGACACCGTCACGTCCACCGCGATGTCGTTGCCGTCCACCGTCTTGAACTCGATGTCGTCCGTGCGACCCTCCTCCCCCGCCCCCTTGGCGCGCATGCGCAGGTTCTGCAGCTTCGTCTCGAACGTGGTCCAGTCCGTGGAGAACGGCGGAAAGAAGAAGTACGTGGCACCCGGCGCGTACGTCTCCGGCTGCACCCCCTTCTCGCCCAGCAGGGTGAACTTGCGCGTGAGCACGCCCACCTCGTTCGCGTCCGTCGAATGGCTCGCGCACCCCTGCATCATCGGCAGCGCCAGCAGCGCGGCCAGTCCCAGTCGCTTCATGTCCCTGTTCCGCATGGCGCTCACTGTCCCTTCACGTCGAAGCGCTTGAGCGCCGAGTTCAAGTCCAACGGGTTGACGCCGCCCTCCCCGTCCGTGGGCACCACGATGACGCGCGTGCCACCGAGCACATCCGCCATCTTCAGGCCCACCATGTTCTCGCTGCCCGCCCCTCGCAGCGCCGCGTTCTCCAGCTCGATCCCCTTGGCGCGCGCGAGCTTCACCACCAGATCGCCCTGCGCCGCCTGGGTGCGCCGGTACAGCTCCGCGCCCGAGCGCAGCTTGGCCACCTCCGCGTCTCCGCGCGACAGCTCCACCTGCACGATGGCCTGTCCCTCGGCGATGATCCGGTTCTTCTCCGCCTCGGCCTGGGCCGCCGCCGCTTCCGCCTGGTTCTTGAAGACGGTCTGATCCTGGATCTTCCGCTGCTCGATGGCCTGCTGGTAGCGCGAGTCGTAGCGGTACTGGCGCAGGAGCACGTGCGTCACGTGGATGCCCCGGGGCTCCAGCTCCGCGGTCAGCAGCTTCTGCGCCTCGGCCATGGCCTTGTCGCGCAGGTCTCCCTTGTAGAAGTCATCCGAGTCCAGCTGACCCAGGGTGCGCCGCAGCACCTGCTCCGCGCGCGGAATCACCGCCGAGTCCTCGTAGAGCTGCCCGGGGCCGATCTGCGTCATGATCTTGTACGGGTTCTCGATCCGGTAGAGCACCGTGACGTCCGCGGACACCGTGTAGCCCCCGGACGTCTGGATCTTGATGGCCCGGACGACACGGTGATCCGCGCCCTCGGCCACCTCGGCGGGGTTGTCCACCATGTCCAGCACCTGCAGGTCGCTCGGGAACAGGTGCATGCGCTCGGCGCCCGGCGTCACCCAGTGCAGACCCGGGCCATACACCTTGTCCCGGATGCCCTTCTCCCCGCCCAGGACGACCTGCTTGACACCCAGCTGGTAGGGCCGCACGTACACGGTGCAGGCGTTGTAGGCGAAGAGCCCGCCGACCAGCACCACGGCCACGGGCCAGAGGAACTTCAGGCGGGGCTGCTTGAGGGCCGCGAGCACCCGTTGCTGGGCCTCCTGGCCACGTGAAGGCTTCATGACTTCTCCTTGGAACGAGAGCCAGCGCCGGGAAGAGACTCGGGCGGCTCGGTCAGGGGTTGATAGGCCTCGAGCTGGTGCTGCTCCCCGGCCATGTCCGCCACCAGCGTGGCGAGCCGCCGCCGGTAGCGGCGATCCAGGAAAGACTCCTGCATGTCCGGCAGGAAGGGGCCGAGGAGGATGAGAGCGATGGGCAGGGGCTCGAGCCAGTTGGGCACGCGCGTCAGGGCGATCACCACCGCCAGCACGATGCCCACCAGCGTGTAGACGGCGCGCGAGACCAGGTCCCCCCCGCGCCACAGGCCATACCTGCGTCGCTGAAGGGCATGGTGCTCGCGCGCGAGCCGCAGGTAGCGCGGCAACACCACGGAGAAGAGGCTGTGCTCCAGGCGCGACAGGTACGCGGGATCCACCGCCAGCTCGGTGAAGCGGCGCGCCACGTCGTCCAGGGCCAGCCGCGCCTCCGCCTTCAGCGCCGCCTCCACCTCGTCATTCCACTCGCCGAAGCCGGGACGGCGCCGCTCCAGCCACGCCAGCACGTGCTCACTGACCCGGGGCAGCCGGAATTCATCGGGATACATGCCGCGCGGAGTCTTCCATGGGGTACCCGGCCCCACAATGCCCACCTCCTCTCCCCGGAAACGCGCCGGATCGGATCGGGTGTTCCATCCCGGTGCGCCACAATGGAACACCCGTCTCCCCGGTGACCTGGGAAATTCCAGCAACTCCAGGCCCTTGGCGTTGGCAACGTCCTTGCTCTGTCCCCCGGCATGAGGGGCGGCCAGAACGGCGCGCCCCCCCATTCTTCAAGGAGCGGTCGCCATGGACGTGCGTTTCCACGGAGTGAGAGGGAGCATCGCGGTGTCGGGGGCGCACGCGGCGCGTATCGGGGGCAACACGTCCTGTGTGGAGGTGACGAGCCAGGGCGAGCGCCTCATCCTCGATGCCGGCACGGGCATCCGCGCGCTGGGCGAGGTGATGATGCGCGAGGGAGCGCCGCACAAGGCGACCCTCTTCTTCTCGCACCTGCATTGGGATCATGTGCAGGGCTTCCCCTTCTTCACGCCGGGCTTCCTGCCCACCACGGAGCTGGCGCTGTATGGCCCCGGGCCCGAGGGAGACAGGGCGCTCGCGGCGGTGCTCGCCCGGCAGATGGAGCCACCGAACTTCCCGGTGCCCCTGTCCACCATGCGCTCGAAGATGGCGTTCCACTCGGCGCTGCACGGCCAGACGGTGGAGGTGGGCCCCTTCAAGGTGACGCCCTTCGACTCGCCGCACCCCCAGGGGTGCCTGGCCTACCGGGTGGAGGCGGATGGACACTCGTTCGTCTACGCCACGGACATGGAGATCTCCCTGGCCACGCTGGACGGGCGTCAGGCGCGGTGGATGGAGGGCGCTGACGCGCTGTGCCTGGACGCGCAATACACGCCGGACGAGTACAACGGCGCGCGCGGCATCCCGAAGAAGGGCTGGGGCCACTCCACCATGGTGGACGCGGCCCGGGTCGCCCGGGCGGTGGACGCGCGCCGGTTGTTCCTCTTCCACCATGATCCCGCCCACAACGACGAGCAGGTGGAGGGCATGGCCGAGGAGGCCCGCCAGGACTTCAGCGCCAGCGAGCCGGCGCGCGAGGGCAAGCGCATCATCCTCGGGGCCTGCGCATGAGGTCCGAGGGGCACATGAGCCCATCCTGCGCTAGTCTGCGCTCTCGTTTCGAGCTTCCCCCCCTGCCCGTCATGGCCCCTTCCCCGGACGTCAGTCACGTGCTCCTCCCGCTCGGCGGGCTCGTTGGCCGCGAGGTCGATCTCGATGCCTTCCTGCAGACGTTGATGGATCGCATCGCGGTGACGATGCAGGCGGACCGGGGAACGTTGTGGTTGTTGGATCCCGCCCGGGGCGACCTGTTCTCGCGCGCGGCGCACCTGCCCGAGGTGTCGCAGATCCGCGTGAAGCGGGGCCAGGGCGTGGCGGGCTCGGTGGCCGAGAGCGGCGAGCCCGTGAACATGCCGGACCCCCGGGGCGAGAGCCGCTTCTACGCGGACATCGACCGGATGACGGGCTACCGGACCACGACGATCCTCGCGGTGCCCCTGAGGGACGCGGGGGGCACGCTCTATGGCGTGTTGCAGGTGCTCAACCGGCGCGGGGGAGAGCGCTTCACGGACGACGACGTGGAACGGCTCATGGCCATCGCCGCGCAGGTGAGCCAGGCGCTGCAGAGCACGAGCCTGTACCAGGAGTTGCAGCGCGCCAAGGAGCAGCCCCAGGCGCCCGTGGGCTACTTCTTCAACCGCATCATCGGCGAGTCCGAACCGCTCAAGGTCATCTACCGGCTCATCCAGAAGGCGGCGCCCACGGACGCCACGGTGCTCCTGCGAGGCGAGAGCGGGTGTGGCAAGGAGTTGTTCGCCCGGGCGGTGCACGTCAACGGGACGCGGCGCGACAAGCCCTTCGTGAAGGTGGACTGCGCGGCCCTGCCGGCCACGCTCATCGAGAACGAGCTGTTCGGCCACGAGAAGGGGGCCTTCACGGGGGCGGATCACCGGGTGCCGGGCAAGTTCGAGGCGGCCGAGAGCGGCACGGTGTTCATCGACGAGATCGGCGAGTTGCCGCTGCCGGTGCAGGGCAAGCTGCTGCGCGTGCTGCAGGATCGCGAGTTCGAGCGCGTGGGCG from Melittangium boletus DSM 14713 includes the following:
- a CDS encoding SPFH domain-containing protein; the encoded protein is MKRLGLAALLALPMMQGCASHSTDANEVGVLTRKFTLLGEKGVQPETYAPGATYFFFPPFSTDWTTFETKLQNLRMRAKGAGEEGRTDDIEFKTVDGNDIAVDVTVSWRVDPSKAPHLVRKVGSTTREVENRLVGPAARALVRDALNVLRSEDFYTADKRFAAAEKARKLLEDALGSEGIIVEQVIPHEHRFNPEYETVIRDKKLAEQTAEKLRSQAQAALEEAKRNLETAKGTVSQKIAQAQGELEQTKLAADAELVRANNEATAILKEAEAKSKGIAKENEALAGAGGRTMVKLRIAEALMGKQLLFMPTGKGGTTLQTVDMNQILSQYAVSKSGAQASSSGE
- a CDS encoding sigma-54-dependent Fis family transcriptional regulator — encoded protein: MSPSCASLRSRFELPPLPVMAPSPDVSHVLLPLGGLVGREVDLDAFLQTLMDRIAVTMQADRGTLWLLDPARGDLFSRAAHLPEVSQIRVKRGQGVAGSVAESGEPVNMPDPRGESRFYADIDRMTGYRTTTILAVPLRDAGGTLYGVLQVLNRRGGERFTDDDVERLMAIAAQVSQALQSTSLYQELQRAKEQPQAPVGYFFNRIIGESEPLKVIYRLIQKAAPTDATVLLRGESGCGKELFARAVHVNGTRRDKPFVKVDCAALPATLIENELFGHEKGAFTGADHRVPGKFEAAESGTVFIDEIGELPLPVQGKLLRVLQDREFERVGGTQTLKMDVRIVAATNRDLARMVAEGKFREDLYYRIKVVELVLPPLRERGGEDIERLTRHFIASAARRHRLRTPRLSATALERLKRYRWPGNVRELENCIESAVVLCEGEILEEHLPLPKVVEASSPLASTEPRELPGVETGELLPLAEVEKRHILRVLDAVKGNRTAAAKALQIGRNTLGRKLKEYGLSDEG
- a CDS encoding SPFH domain-containing protein produces the protein MKPSRGQEAQQRVLAALKQPRLKFLWPVAVVLVGGLFAYNACTVYVRPYQLGVKQVVLGGEKGIRDKVYGPGLHWVTPGAERMHLFPSDLQVLDMVDNPAEVAEGADHRVVRAIKIQTSGGYTVSADVTVLYRIENPYKIMTQIGPGQLYEDSAVIPRAEQVLRRTLGQLDSDDFYKGDLRDKAMAEAQKLLTAELEPRGIHVTHVLLRQYRYDSRYQQAIEQRKIQDQTVFKNQAEAAAAQAEAEKNRIIAEGQAIVQVELSRGDAEVAKLRSGAELYRRTQAAQGDLVVKLARAKGIELENAALRGAGSENMVGLKMADVLGGTRVIVVPTDGEGGVNPLDLNSALKRFDVKGQ
- a CDS encoding MBL fold metallo-hydrolase yields the protein MDVRFHGVRGSIAVSGAHAARIGGNTSCVEVTSQGERLILDAGTGIRALGEVMMREGAPHKATLFFSHLHWDHVQGFPFFTPGFLPTTELALYGPGPEGDRALAAVLARQMEPPNFPVPLSTMRSKMAFHSALHGQTVEVGPFKVTPFDSPHPQGCLAYRVEADGHSFVYATDMEISLATLDGRQARWMEGADALCLDAQYTPDEYNGARGIPKKGWGHSTMVDAARVARAVDARRLFLFHHDPAHNDEQVEGMAEEARQDFSASEPAREGKRIILGACA